Proteins from one Podospora pseudocomata strain CBS 415.72m chromosome 4, whole genome shotgun sequence genomic window:
- a CDS encoding hypothetical protein (COG:F; EggNog:ENOG503NWQQ), translating into MLKKIIRKSPRKRTRTQSISPTRRWFTRSMADLFVHRPDVVSEASARSMAVRKAQGSGAESYTRLNGVSNGNGTRGEGWMAQYDCVGPLEAAARRRNPEIDSSSPCLTDQLHAFTGRTSEETKKPKPWSLRSSSRNVTLSAPREFFDAADKDIEGTITTYDELRKALKDHEDALSFENTCRINASVLEIKANAKLQALKKDDIERYYTPAPPRQGFQGQDHPRFYGDHFLSNIDLIQQTQLFSLFRAMPKGAHLHIHFNANLLPNFLLDIAKEMTRMYIWCNMPLVNDKGQVDRTALDRCRVQFSIMNEAAVKERGEGNIFDAAYQNRTVMQFSRFREEFRRRYAQEDVDRVDKWLQNKLVFEEEEAHGLLQTAKGAWEKFNARTQMMKGLFNYKSAYARYTRHCLEEFADDNIQYAEIRVNFMSTNQVWEDDGSKKLDNEGITDLIIDQYEKFQRQHQGKVVQGLKIIYCTPRSFDTEQVEESLHECLEFKLKEKYSNYIAGFDLVGEEGKGHPLHYFTKQLLRFQKACRLAGTSIPLLLHCGETLDHGDETDRNLLDALLLGSKRIGHGFALPRHPFIMEQMKQHNICVEVCPISNEILGLTPRISGHSVYNLLANNVHCTVSTDNGTLFRSRLSHDFYQVLAGKADMTLHGLRQLIEWSLEHSCMDAKEREKVHTAWLHMWEKFCLRIVKGEFDQPQQRRDGEATLGVAGNEKKTAAMPGP; encoded by the exons ATGCTGAAAAAAATAATACGCAAGTCCCCGAGGAAACGCACCCGCACTCAGTCAATATCACCCACACGGCGCTGGTTTACAAGATCGATGGCTGACCTGTTCGTCCACAGGCCCGACGTTGTGAGTGAAGCTAGCGCAAGAAGCATGGCTGTAAGAAAGGCTCAAGGCTCTGGCGCTGAGTCCTATACTCGGCTCAACGGGGTGTCTAATGGTAATGGAACTCGAGGTGAAGGCTGGATGGCTCAGTATGACTGCGTTGGGCCACTGGAGGCTGCTGCAAGAAGACGGAATCCAGAAATCGATTCATCAAGCCCCTGTCTCACAGATCAGCTTCATGCTTTCACTGGACGGACGTCTGAAGAAacaaagaaaccaaaaccatGGTCGTTACGGAGTTCTTCAAGAAATGTGACGCTCTCAGCTCCGAGAGAGTTCTTTGACGCAGCAGATAAGGACATTGAGGGAACTATCACGACGTATGACGAGCTACGGAAGGCACTCAAGGACCACGAAGATGCACTTTCGTTTGAGAATACCTGCAGGATCAACGCTTCGGTgctcgagatcaaggccAACGCTAAGCTTCAGGCTCTCAAAAAGGACGACATCGAACGCTATTACACGCCAGCTCCGCCCAGGCAGGGGTTTCAGGGCCAGGACCATCCTCGTTTCTACGGAGATCATTTCCTTTCCAACATCGACTTAATTCAACAAACCCAACTTTTCAGTCTCTTCCGCGCCATGCCCAAAGGCGCTCATCTTCATATTCACTTCAACGCTAACCTATTACCAAACTTCTTACTTGATATTGCGAAGGAGATGACCCGCATGTATATTTGGTGCAACATGCCACTGGTGAATGACAAGGGGCAGGTAGACCGGACCGCTTTGGATCGGTGCCGGGTACAATTCAGTATTATGAACGAAGCGGCAGTGAAGGAGCGAGGCGAGGGCAATATTTTTGATGCCGCTTACCAAAACAGGACTGTGATGCAGTTCTCTAGGTTTCGGGAAGAATTCCGTCGGAGGTATGCCCAGGAGGACGTTGACAGAGTTGATAAATGGCTACAAAACAAGCTGGTctttgaagaagaggaggcccACGGTTTGCTTCAAACAGCAAAAGG GGCATGGGAAAAGTTCAACGCAAGAACCCAAATGATGAAGGGCCTCTTCAACTATAAAAGTGCATACGCAAGATATACACGCCATTGCTTAGAGGAGTTCGCCGATGACAACATCCAGTACGCCGAGATCCGTGTGAATTTTATGTCGACAAACCAAGTATGGGAAGATGACGGGTCCAAAAAACTTGACAACGAAGGAATCACAGATCTGATTATCGATCAATACGAGAAATTCCAACGCCAGCATCAAGGAAAAGTGGTTCAGGGGCTCAAGATCATCTATTGCACGCCACGGTCATTCGACACCGAGCAGGTGGAAGAGTCGCTTCACGAGTGTCTCGAGTTCAAGCTCAAAGAGAAGTACTCAAACTACATTGCCGGTTTTGACTTggttggcgaagaaggcaaaggtCACCCCTTACATTATTTCACAAAGCAGCTGCTTCGATTCCAGAAAGCCTGTCGGCTAGCAGGAACCTCCATACCGCTTTTGTTGCACTGCGGTGAGACTCTGGATCATGGCGATGAGACGGACAGAAACCTGCTCGATGCTCTCCTGCTCGGGTCCAAGCGGATCGGCCACGGGTTTGCCCTGCCGCGGCATCCTTTTATTATGGAGCAGATGAAACAGCACAACATCTGTGTGGAAGTGTGCCCAATATCGAACGAGATACTGGGACTCACGCCGAGAATAAGCGGGCACTCTGTGTACAACCTGCTGGCTAATAATGTCCACTGCACTGTGAGCACCGACAACGGGACACTATTTAG ATCGCGATTATCACACGACTTTTATCAAGTACTGGCAGGAAAGGCAGACATGACGCTCCATGGACTTCGGCAGCTGATTGAGTGGAGTCTTGAGCACTCGTGCATGGATGCaaaggagagggaaaaggtgCATACCGCTTGGCTCCACATGTGGGAGAAGTTTTGTCTGAGGATTGTCAAGGGTGAATTTGACCAACCGCAACAGCGAAGAGACGGCGAGGCTACCTTGGGGGTGGCTGGAAACGAGAAAAAGACAGCTGCTATGCCCGGCCCATGA